From a single Ciconia boyciana chromosome 6, ASM3463844v1, whole genome shotgun sequence genomic region:
- the LRR1 gene encoding leucine-rich repeat protein 1, translating to MRLQCEVEVVSRLLPTCGLRGRGRGTRALLSLGRPPGRARGGGVYLMVCTARDRAGARYKVQENIERFFTRFVEEGKATVRLREPAVDVCLSKANASNLKNFLSAVRLAHQGTDIGSLPLSALVPAKTSEVEKPKTKMIITSRRDYPLTKNFPYSLEHLQASYCKLARIDMRVLCLKKLRKLDLSHNHIKQLPATIGDLICLQELNLHDNHLESFSVALCNSTLQKSLQFLDLSQNKIKALPIQFCQLRELINLKLDDNELIRLPFKIGQLDHLHFLSAARNKLPFLPSDFRKLCLENLDLFGNPFEQPNPLVPNIQLKIPLTLLECAARATINYRIPYGCHLLPSHLCEDLEVAKTCQCGSACLSSFIQITVTMNLHHVAHTVVLVDNMGGTEAPIICYFCSLDCYSQFLDRYLQSNR from the exons atGCGGCTGCAGTGCGAGGTGGAGGTGGTCAGCCGGCTCCTGCCCACCTgcgggctgcggggccgcggccgcggcaCCAGGGCGCTCCTCTCGCTCGGCCGCCCGCCCGGacgggcgcggggcggcggcgtTTACCTCATGGTGTGCACGGCGCGGGACCGGGCCGGCGCTCGCTACAAG GTGCAGGAGAACATCGAGCGGTTCTTCACCCGGTTCGTGGAGGAGGGCAAGGCCACCGTGCGCCTCCGGGAGCCCGCCGTGGACGTCTGCCTCAGCAAG GCAAATGCCAGCAATTTAAAGAATTTCCTTTCAGCTGTGAGACTGGCTCACCAAGGGACCGACATAGGATCTCTCCCACTCTCAGCTTTGGTACCAGCAAAGACCTCGGAAGTTGAAAAACCTAAGACAAAAATGATCATCACTTCAAGAAGGGACTATCCTCTCACCAAAAACTTTCCTTACTCCCTCGAACATCTCCAAGCCTCGTACTGCAAACTTGCTCGGATCGACATGCGTGTGCTTTGTTTGAAGAAACTCCGAAAACTAGACCTAAGTCATAATCATATTAAGCAGCTGCCAGCTACTATTGGTGACCTGATCTGTCTTCAGGAGCTTAATTTGCACGACAATCACCTGGAGTCTTTCAGTGTGGCTCTGTGCAACTCCACCCTTCAGAAATCTCTTCAGTTCTTGGACCTGagccaaaacaaaattaaagcacttCCAATTCAGTTTTGCCAGCTGCGAGAACTCATTAATTTAAAGCTCGATGACAATGAGTTGATTAGGTTGCCATTCAAGATTGGCCAGTTAGATCATCTACACTTTCTGTCAGCAGCTCGAAACAAACTTCCTTTCTTGCCCAGTGATTTTAGGAAACTCTGTCTTGAGAACCTGGATCTCTTTGGAAATCCTTTCGAACAGCCTAATCCGCTTGTTCCCAACATACAACTGAAAATACCATTGACTTTATTAGAGTGTGCTGCAAGAGCAACCATAAATTACAG AATCCCTTATGGTTGtcatctccttccttctcacctTTGTGAAGATCTGGAAGTGGCTAAAACATGCCAGTGTGGAAGTGCCTGTCTGAGCAGCTTCATTCAGATCACGGTGACCATGAATCTCCATCACGTAGCTCACACCGTGGTCCTCGTGGATAACATGGGAGGTACGGAAGCACCCATCATCTGCTACTTCTGTTCTCTAGACTGCTATTCCCAGTTCCTGGATAGGTACCTGCAGAGTAACAGGTGA